The following proteins are encoded in a genomic region of Pyrus communis chromosome 11, drPyrComm1.1, whole genome shotgun sequence:
- the LOC137707472 gene encoding large ribosomal subunit protein bL27c, with translation MAVASMSFNIVGAFRGLSLHPTSTSSSSSSSFFRGDLGSLQLGPKQSLASSGPQRLPLTIQNAHKKGAGSTKNGRDSKGQRLGVKIYGDQVAKAGSIIVRQRGTKFHAGKNVGLGKDHTIFSLIDGMVKFEKFGPDKKKISVYPREVQPENPNSYRVKKRENFRLQRERKKARKEGYILQNKPELLLASADAADANPVC, from the exons ATGGCGGTTGCGTCCATGAGTTTCAACATAGTCGGAGCTTTCAGAGGGCTGTCTCTCCACCCAACATCCACCTCCAGCTCGTCGTCGTCCTCCTTCTTCAGAGGCGATTTGGGTTCTCTGCAACTGGGTCCCAAGCAGTCGTTAGCGTCGTCGGGCCCACAGAGACTTCCATTGACGATTCAAAACGCGCACAAGAAAGGAGCTGGGAGTACCAAGAACGGACGTGATTCCAAAGGCCAGAGGCTCGGCGTCAAGATTTACGGCGACCAGGTCGCCAAGGCTGGCTCCATCATTGTCCGCCAGCGTGGCACCAAG TTCCATGCGGGGAAGAATGTGGGGCTCGGCAAGGACCACACCATATTCTCTTTGATTGATGGCATGGTTAAATTTGAGAAGTTTGGACCCGACAAGAAGAAG ATTAGTGTTTACCCTCGAGAAGTCCAGCCGGAGAACCCCAACAGCTACCGGGTTAAAAAGAGGGAGAACTTCAGGCTACAGCGTGAACGTAAGAAAGCGAGAAAGGAAGGCTACATCCTTCAAAACAAACCCGAGCTACTACTTGCTTCTGCTGATGCTGCAGATGCCAATCCGGTTTGTTAA
- the LOC137749271 gene encoding protein transport protein Sec61 subunit gamma-1-like has protein sequence MDAIDSVFNPLREFSKDSVRLVKRCHKPDRKEFTKVALRTAIGFVVMGFVGFFVKLIFIPINNIIVGAA, from the exons ATGGACGCCATCGATTCAGTGTTCAATCCGCTGAGAGAGTTCTCGAAGGACAGCGTCCGCCTCGTCAAGCGCTGCCACAAACCCGACCGTAAAG AATTCACGAAGGTGGCGCTCCGTACGGCGATCGGATTCGTGGTGATGGGATTCGTCGGATTTTTCGTGAAGCTGATCTTCATCCCGATCAATAACATCATCGTCGGAGCTGCTTAG
- the LOC137749204 gene encoding uncharacterized protein — protein MASMDVEEARLVFPHWKPLRRRFAPESPFFASGNIERELLAKQIALDLTEDEKHQLQEMVDEQGRGVFCPIVGCGARLSSLEDFEDHYNARHTASCSVCSRVYPTSRLLSIHVSEAHDSFFKAKVARGYLMYECLVEGCGLKFKNYKSRQQHLVDKHKFPTSFEFFKKALPSKKQRQKKNQRRQVVPKKADSSSTQVDNETMDGLVSAVSKLSTSDSTPSAISFGRRPTRGVAFVPRAVQREKKPDSA, from the exons ATGGCGTCGATGGATGTAGAAGAAGCACGACTGGTGTTTCCGCACTGGAAACCCCTCCGTCGAAGGTTCGCTCCTGAATCTCCTTTCTTCGCATCAGGAAACATTGAGAGGGAACTGCTCGCCAAACAG ATTGCATTGGATTTAACCGAAGACGAAAAGCATCAGCTTCAAGAAATGGTAGATGAGCAAGGCAG GGGGGTTTTCTGTCCGATTGTTGGTTGCGGTGCTCGCTTGAGTTCCTTGGAGGACTTTGAAGATCACTACAATGCACGGCACACCGCGTCTTGTTCTGTGTGCTCTAGAGTCTACCCAACGTCACGGTTGCTCAGCATACATGTATCCGAAGCACACGATTCTTTCTTTAAGGCGAAAGTGGCACGCGGCTATCTCATG TATGAATGCCTTGTAGAAGGCTGCGGTTTGAAGTTCAAGAACTATAAAAGTCGGCAGCAACATCTGGTGGACAAGCATAAATTCCCCACttcatttgagtttttcaaGAAGGCTCTTCCTTCCAAAAAACAGAGGCAGAAGAAGAACCAGCGGAGACAAGTTGTTCCGAAGAAGGCAGATTCATCTAGTACGCAAGTAGATAACGAAACCATGGATGGCCTTGTTTCTGCCGTCTCCAAATTAAGCACATCAGACTCGACCCCTTCAGCCATCAGCTTTGGTCGTCGACCCACTCGTGGCGTGGCATTCGTCCCAAGAGCCGTTCAACGTGAGAAAAAACCGGACTCTGCATAA
- the LOC137708475 gene encoding protein NUCLEAR FUSION DEFECTIVE 4-like, with protein MGRVQEKLRSFFSNRWLVFVAAMWVQSCAGIGYLFGSISPVIKSSMDYNQRQIARLGVAKDLGDSVGFLAGSLCEVLPLWAALLVGALMNFVGYGWVWLVVTGRAPSLNLWAMCILIFVGTNGETFFNTVALVSCVQNFPKSRGPVVGILKGFAGLGGAILTQIYVMIHSPDHASLIFMVAVGPAMVVFALMFIVRPVGGHRQVRPTDDLSFTFIYSLCLLLAAYLMGVMLVEDLIDLSHTVMIIFTAVLFVLLLIPIVIPISLSFSSESRSLEEEALLPEPQKQDPGKSGHDANEVIFSEVEDEKPKEMDLLPASERQKRIAQLQSKLFQAAAEGAVRVKRRTGPHRGEDFTLTQALIKADFWLIFFSLLLGSGSGLTVIDNLGQMSQSLGYDDTHIFVSMISIWNFLGRVGGGYFSEIIVRDYAYPRPVAMAVAQFIMAIGHIFIAFGWPGAMHIATILVGLGYGAHWAIVPAAASELFGLKKFGALYNFLTIANPAGSLLFSGVIASSIYDFEAEKQAHQHHHLHMSPGTSVFQGMLRMDVPKCDGSICFFLTSLIMYGLCIVAFVLSMILVHRTKIVYAHLYGKSRPAGLS; from the exons ATGGGTCGGGTGCAGGAGAAGCTGCGGTCGTTCTTCAGCAACAGATGGCTGGTTTTTGTGGCGGCAATGTGGGTGCAGTCATGTGCGGGAATTGGCTACTTGTTCGGGAGCATATCGCCGGTGATCAAGAGCTCCATGGACTACAATCAGCGGCAGATTGCGCGGCTGGGTGTGGCTAAAGATCTCGGGGACAGCGTTGGGTTTTTGGCGGGGAGCTTGTGCGAGGTGTTGCCGTTGTGGGCGGCGCTGCTCGTTGGTGCTCTGATGAACTTTGTTGGGTACGGTTGGGTTTGGCTTGTTGTTACTGGTCGAGCTCCTTCCTTGAATTTGTGGGCT ATGTGTATTCTTATATTTGTGGGAACAAATGGCGAGACCTTCTTCAATACCGTTGCTTTGGTCTCTTGTGTGCAAAACTTCCCAAAAAGTCGGGGTCCTGTGGTTGGAATTCTCAAGGGCTTTGCTGGGTTGGGAGGCGCAATTCTGACTCAGATATATGTGATGATCCATTCACCAgatcatgcatctttgatttTCATGGTTGCGGTTGGTCCAGCAATGGTGGTTTTTGCTTTAATGTTTATTGTCAGACCGGTTGGAGGTCACAGACAGGTCCGGCCAACTGATGACTTGAGCTTCACGTTTATTTATAGTCTGTGCCTCCTATTAGCTGCTTATTTGATGGGGGTCATGCTAGTTGAAGATCTCATTGATTTGAGCCACACCGTGATGATTATATTTACAGCGGTTTTGTTTGTGCTCCTGTTGATTCCCATAGTGATTCCCATTTCGTTGAGCTTTTCTTCCGAGTCAAGATCTCTAGAAGAAGAGGCACTCCTGCCCGAGCCACAGAAACAAGACCCTGGGAAGTCTGGGCACGATGCTAATGAGGTAATATTTAGTGAGGTGGAAGACGAGAAGCCTAAGGAAATGGACTTACTTCCAGCATCTGAAAGGCAAAAACGAATTGCACAATTGCAATCGAAACTATTCCAAGCAGCTGCCGAGGGAGCAGTTAGGGTAAAGAGGAGGACAGGTCCGCATAGAGGGGAAGACTTCACCCTGACACAAGCTTTGATCAAAGCAGACTTTTGGCTTATTTTTTTCTCACTACTCTTGGGTTCAGGATCTGGTTTAACAGTGATTGATAACCTCGGTCAGATGAGCCAGTCTCTCGGGTATGACGATACACATATATTTGTATCCATGATCAGCATCTGGAACTTTCTTGGTCGGGTTGGTGGCGGTTACTTCTCTGAGATTATTGTGAG GGACTATGCTTATCCAAGACCGGTAGCAATGGCTGTGGCACAATTCATTATGGCAATTGGGCATATCTTCATTGCTTTCGGATGGCCAGGGGCAATGCACATCGCCACCATCTTGGTTGGGCTAGGCTATGGGGCACATTGGGCGATAGTGCCAGCTGCTGCTTCTGAattgtttggcttgaaaaaGTTTGGGGCTTTGTACAATTTCCTCACAATTGCAAACCCTGCTGGTTCGTTGCTCTTTTCTGGTGTGATTGCTAGCAGTATATACGACTTTGAAGCTGAGAAGCAAGCTCATCAGCACCATCACCTGCATATGAGTCCAGGAACATCAGTTTTCCAAGGCATGCTTCGAATGGACGTGCCAAAGTGTGACGGTTCTATATGCTTCTTCTTAACTTCGTTAATCATGTACGGATTATGCATTGTTGCCTTTGTTTTAAGCATGATTCTGGTACATCGGACTAAGATTGTATACGCCCACCTGTATGGAAAATCACGTCCAGCTGGGCTTTCATGA
- the LOC137708432 gene encoding uncharacterized protein — protein MSDWGPVFIAVVLFILLTPGLLIQMPGKNRFVEFGNFQTSGVSILVHSIIYFALICIFLLAIGVHMYVGS, from the coding sequence ATGTCGGATTGGGGGCCGGTTTTCATAGCAGTGGTGCTGTTCATATTGCTGACACCAGGACTGCTGATTCAGATGCCGGGAAAGAACCGGTTCGTGGAGTTCGGAAACTTTCAGACGAGTGGAGTGTCCATACTGGTTCATTCCATAATCTACTTTGCTCTCATTTGTATCTTCTTATTAGCCATTGGTGTCCACATGTATGTTGGCTCTTAA
- the LOC137708433 gene encoding uncharacterized protein has translation MKDWAAPLIASALFAFLSPGLVFQMPGKERPLEFMNMKTNIASMFLHAVIYGLLLILFLIILDIHIYA, from the coding sequence ATGAAAGATTGGGCAGCTCCGCTGATAGCATCCGCGCTCTTTGCGTTTCTGTCGCCGGGATTGGTGTTTCAGATGCCGGGAAAGGAACGtcccttggaattcatgaacatgaaaacgaacatcGCATCGATGTTCTTGCACGCCGTGATCTATGGTTTGCTCCTCATTCTGTTTCTTATTATTCTTGACATTCACATCTATGCTTAG
- the LOC137709457 gene encoding uncharacterized protein gives MSADWGPVVVAVVMFILLSPGLLFQLPARTRVMEFGNMSTSGIAILVHAVIYFCIITILVIAIGIHIHVN, from the coding sequence ATGAGTGCTGATTGGGGGCCGGTCGTTGTTGCGGTGGTTATGTTCATCCTCTTGTCGCCCGGGCTGCTGTTCCAATTACCGGCAAGGACTAGGGTGATGGAGTTCGGAAACATGTCCACAAGTGGGATTGCTATTCTTGTTCACGCCGTCATATACTTCTGCATAATCACCATCTTGGTCATTGCAATTGGTATTCACATACATGTCAACTAA
- the LOC137749304 gene encoding uncharacterized protein — MADWGPVVIAVVLFVLLTPGLLFQLPGNSRVVEFNNMQTSGVSILVHTIIYFGLITIFLIAIGVHIYLG, encoded by the coding sequence ATGGCGGATTGGGGGCCGGTGGTGATAGCGGTGGTGCTGTTCGTGTTGTTGACGCCGGGGCTTCTGTTTCAGCTGCCCGGGAACAGCCGGGTGGTGGAGTTCAACAACATGCAGACCAGCGGGGTTTCCATCTTGGTTCACACAATCATTTACTTCGGACTCATCACCATATTCCTCATCGCTATCGGCGTTCACATCTACTTGGGCTAG